One genomic segment of Anguilla anguilla isolate fAngAng1 chromosome 2, fAngAng1.pri, whole genome shotgun sequence includes these proteins:
- the LOC118219642 gene encoding voltage-dependent calcium channel gamma-1 subunit-like, translated as MLEDKRTKVKITFFVILVGISCMFTAVVTDYWAVLSPRVEKLNTTCEAAHFGLWRLCKKSIFIVEKATKEKGCGPISLPGDYNCSYFKHFTPGQEAEVFEVKTQKEYNISAAAIAIFSLAFMILGTLCILASFGKGRDYLLKPAGMFYAFAGLCTIISVEVMRQSVKRMIDSDETIWIEYYYSWSFACACAAFVLLFLSGIGLLLISMPQMPRNPWETCMDAEPDPIE; from the exons ATGCTGGAGGACAAGAGGACAAAGGTTAAGATCACCTTCTTCGTCATCCTGGTGGGCATCAGCTGCATGTTCACGGCGGTGGTGACGGATTACTGGGCGGTGCTCAGCCCGCGGGTGGAGAAGCTCAACACCACCTGCGAGGCGGCCCATTTCGGGCTGTGGAGGCTCTGCAAGAAGAGCATCTTCATCGTGGAGAAGGCCACCAAGGAGAAGGGCTGCGGCCCCATCAGCCTGCCCGGAG ACTACAACTGCTCCTACTTCAAACACTTCACTCCCGGGCAAGAAGCGGAGGTTTTTGAAGTGAAAACTCAGAAAG AGTACAACATCTCGGCGGCCGCCATCGCCATCTTCAGCCTGGCCTTCATGATCCTGGGAACGCTCTGCATCCTGGCGTCCTTCGGGAAGGGCAGGGACTACCTGCTGAAGCCAGCCGGAATGTTCTACGCCTTCGCAG GACTCTGCACTATAATATCGGTGGAGGTGATGCGGCAGTCCGTGAAGCGGATGATCGACAGCGACGAGACCATCTGGATCGAGTACTACTACTCGTGGTCCTTCGCCTGCGCCTGCGCAGCcttcgtcctcctcttcctcagcggGATAGGCCTCCTCTTGATTTCCATGCCGCAGATGCCCCGCAACCCCTGGGAAACCTGTATGGACGCCGAGCCGGACCCCATCGAGTAA